The Lepidochelys kempii isolate rLepKem1 chromosome 11, rLepKem1.hap2, whole genome shotgun sequence DNA segment AAAAGAGACCAGCAAACCCTCAGCATCCTGAAAAGATCAGGCTTCTCCTGGGGCAGCCAATCTCCTGGGCAGGTAGTCCACTCGGACACGCCCACCCACACACCTGTGACGGGCGTTCCGTTGTGAAAGGAACTGCAGCGAGGAGCGCAGCTGTTGGAGCTCTGCAGTGGAAacacggaggaggaggaggaggaagggtctCCGGGGGGCGAGGAGAGACGCAGGAGGAAGGTCACAGAGACTGTGGAATGGCAGTGTTAGGAAAAGGggtaggtggggaggggagcccggTTGTTTGGCTGATCAAACTAGACAAGACCAACCCCTGAAACGCACACTTCAGGGAATGGTCCTGCCCTGAGCAGTGAGGAACTTAGCTGGGAGCCGGTTGGTTCCATTTCATCCCCAGCGCCCACAGAAGGGGGCTCTGACCTGTCAGCGTGGTTGGTGGTCATGAAGACGATCCGGGCCTCCGTGGAGGCGACGCCGTCCAGCGCGTTGAGGAGGCCGCTGAAGGTCAGCCGTCCCATGCCCTGGTAGGCAGTTGGGTCTGGAGGGAAAGGCAGCACAGATGTCTCAGACCCAGGGTAGGTCTGGGGCACCCAAACTCTGCCCAGCAGACAGCAGCATTGGCAGCTTACCAGCCGTCGGGGAGCCGCCCCATCTGCCATCAGTCAACACAACAGGCCAAGACGGCTGGTCCCAGGCCAAGTAACCTGGCCACTCTGTACCGCCGCACTATAAACCCACACGAGCCCGCTACGGGCATGTTTCCAGGGACACTCCCTGCCCGCAGCACAGCCAGCGGCAGGCTGCCCACCCCATGCCACGCACAGGGCAGGGGAGCCAGCGGGGGGACCCCAGGGGGCTGAAGAGCAAAGGGGAATAtgcagctgcctcctccctgggGATCAGGGactccccaggcccagcagaaggagctcctccagccccgctCATTGGCAGCGAGCCGGGCTGGGACCTcaaggggagaggagaggcatCTCCACAGGGTGCCCAGGTGCTGAAGACAAGGGCGAGGCCTGCGCCGATTTCCCCGGGGGTGGGAGCAGGCCCCCGGGATGGGGAAGGGCCGGCACTAACTCTCCGCAGCGAGGTCCCGGCTGACGAAGGCCGCGTCCACATCCTCCAGGAGGATGATGCTCTGTTGCGGTGCCACACTGAGGAGGTGGTTGAGGCGGTCGTCGGAGAGGCTGTGGTCGCTCAGGCTCAGCAAGCAGATGCCGTACTCCAGCTCGCCGGCCAGGGCCGTGCTGGGGGGGAACACATTGCAGGAGTAAAGCACCAAGCCGCGAGGGAGCCCCCAGGGGAAACCACTCCCTCCCCAGTCCTGTAGGGCAGGGGGCACCTATATCAGACCCCCCAGAGGGCAAGGATGGGCCAGGAGTTGGGTGCTGGCCTGGGATTCgagacccaggttccattccCAACTGGGACGCGGCTCTCCCATATGACCTCCGGCAAGTCACCGTCTCTCTGCACCCCTGCCTCCCACATgcaagccctgccctgcctcccgggGGCTGGGAGGATAAATGCAGAAAGGACTGCGAGGTACTCAGTGAGGGGGGCCCCTAAGTTTCCCCTTTGGCAGAAACATCTGGAGCCTGACTCTCCCCCGCCTGGCCCCTCGTGCCACCGCTCATCCGTGGGCACAGCAAGCACGAGTGGGGGGCAAGTGCTGGTGCTTGGCTCTGGGAGTGGGTTGCCCGCCCTGCACAGGTGGACAGGACGACACAAGGTGCCAGGCGGGCGCCTCCAGACAGAGGTGTCAGGCCGAAGGGGGGATCCTGAATGACGAGCTGGTCAAGGGGGCCCGATTTAGTGTTACCCCCAAAGCACCGCTCATCTTATGGGAGTGGCCTGTCTGACCTGTGTATTAGCGCGTGGGGGGCCAGGAGGGTTTTGGCGTGTGGAAATAACGCAATTAGGATTTCAGGGGCAGGTGAGCCCCACCAATAGTCCTGCTTCGGGCCTCCAGCAGGCTAAGCAGCATCTCTGGACATggttctttggctttcttctctGCAGCACATTTCTGCCTTGctaaccctcccctcctcctccacaaagAGCCAGTCTCCTTCGTCCTACAGAAGCACACACCGGCCCTCCCTCCATCTGGCCGAAGGGGACCTAGAACTCCAGGAGATGGGGAAAGCTGGCATTACCCAGCACACAGTACTCACATGAAGCTGCTTTTCCCACAGCCCGGGGGCCCGTAAAGCAAATATCCCCTCCTGTACGGGATTCCTAGGAAGAGAGGGACCCATCAGAAGCTGGCAGCGTGCCCCGCGCCCAGCCTGCCACAGAGCCCTAAAGGACAGAACCTAACTAACGATCACACCTGCAGCCCACAGCCCCAAGTCCCAGTGTCACTGAAAGCTGCACTGGGCCCCCTGAGCTGGACTCTTGCTGGCGTCGCTCTAACATGTCGTTCGTGGCCAGCCTGCTTTCCCACTGCAGCGCTGCTTGGCTCTGGTTCAGCCGGGCACTGGAGCTGAATCAAGCTGGACCGACAGTGGGGAAGCTAAAGGGTGGAGGGGTAACCTGCTTGCTTCCTACAGTGCCAGGGAGAGACAGAAGAGGCAGACACCAGGCACAGAACACGGCCTTCCATGCAGCAAGAGGCCCCTAGGGCTCTGAAGTCCCACAGCAGGGCTGCCTAACACACTGGGCCTGTATCACCAAGGCAACGCTCCAGTTTCCACCCGCAACGGTGAATCGGGCCCGCTGAGCGCAGGAAAGAGGTGCTGCCGATCAGGTGCAGAAACTCCCCCCTTTCAGGTTGTGGACGCTGCAGCAGGACCCTGGTGCCCCACAGGCAGCTGCAAGGATTGTACAGGACACCTTTTTCGTACACAGAAACCCAGGGTTCAGGGGTGGAATAATGGGGGATGAGTCAGGACTAAGGCACATCGGTGGGGCTAGGCTGGCCTGGACTAGCTAAGGGGCTGCAAGTTTGGATCCAGGTGCACTGGGAGAGGTGTGGCAGGCTGGTGAGGTATGTGGGGAGGCAGGGCACCTGCCCGCATCATCCTGGCTCTAGGTTACATTATTGCCCCTCCCTCTGACCCCAGAGGAAGGACAGAGCCATCAGCCCAGGAGGGAGCCTTGCCTCTCTCAGTGTACCACTTGGGGTTATCGATGAACTCCTTTACGTCCTGCACGATCTTCTCCGAGATCCCCTTCTCCAGCACCACAGAGGCAAGTGGCCGACGGCGGCGCGGGAACCCAAACGGCCGCCATTCGGCACCCATGGCCGTATACATGACTGTCTTCCCTTCCTGCTGCCTCAGAGCCAATTCCCTGGctagagagagacaaaaagaggGGCTGGCAGTGAAAGGGAGTCTCCCAGAAGGCACCAGGCAACGGCCTGGCTTTTATATCTGCCAGGTTTCAAATCTGTTGCGGCAGGGTCCTGCCAAACAGCCATACCTTCCTGGAGGATGTTGAAGAAGATCTCCCGGTTGGTGCCCAGGGCTGTGAACGTCACTGACTCCCAGGGGGTTCCCGTGTGCAGGTCGATCATTTGCTTCTCTCGGTTCCGCTCGATGCGGATCCACTTCCTCCGATAcctgggagcaggaggagagagagaagctgagccaggGGATGAGGCGAGATGCGGCTTAGGAGCATCTTCGCTTAAGCACTACAGTGGCCCAGCTGCGCTGACGCAGCATTTTAAGTGTCCCCTGGGCTAACTGTTTTGCACTTTTACAATCCCACCCTGCAGCGTGAGTTCCACAGGTCGGTTCTACACCCCGTACAGAAACAGATCCGTTTCCGTTTCGGATGTGCGGCGTTTGAACTTCACCGAGTAGCCTTTCCATTTCGCACGGGTGAGCAAGAGCATTTGAGGGGCATTCTCGACTCCAGTCTCTGGACCGAATGAAGCCACTGACAGAGGTACTAGAGACGAGCTCAGCATGCTATTTTACGGCAGCCACATCTCCTCGTACTTGTCTCCTTTCCAGACTAAGCAGTCCTGTgcgctgatccaaagcccactgaaatcaacgggacCCTTTCGCTGacttcaacgggctttggatcaggcccctaggcTCTTCAAGAATTTCTCTTCACATGGAGCCCTCGGTTCCGGGAGGCAGCTGAGCAGTTCCCGGCCCattcctccccctctctgccccccttaCCAGATGAAGTGGTTCCCTGGGCTGGGGATAAAGTCGAACTTAGTGCTGATGCGCCCGCTCTCGTGTTGCAGGTACGAGGTCTCCACGCTCAGGTGCTGAGTGTGCTTGGCGTAGTGCGAGATCCAACTCAGCAGCCACTGGTAGCTCTTGTCCTTGCTGGGCACCTCCAAGGTGATCATGTAGTGTCGGCGAAAAGCAACTGCCCCAAACTGGGCCCCCTTCCGGGCCAAAGCCAGAGCTGTGCCCACCCCTACCAGGCCAAAGCCAGCCCCGAAGTAGGGATTGTCCTTCAGCGCTAAGACAAAGTCAGAAAAGGGCATGGTGGGGCCGGGGGAGTCAGGCGGCTGCTTTCAGTGGCATCGTGTCTGCCAGCCAGAAACAAACCTGCTGATAAAACAAAGAGGGAAAAGGCTGAGCCATGGGGTGCCGATGCAAGAGCTCAGCACAAGGCGGTGACACAGATGTAGGGCCAAGATGTCAATCATACAACCcacaggctggatctggcccagatTACATCTTTACGGGGCCCCGTCCGCATGGTACGTTCAGATTCGTCACCACCTGAGCTTTCCTTAAAATGCAAAGctagtttctagcccttatggatGCAGAGAAAACCCTTCAAAACCTGAACCACGGGTAACAGGTCCAGCAACATCTGCCTGCAGCAACAGACCCTCGACATCGGGGAGATGTTACAGTCCTGAACGTATACCTCAGCCCATCAAGCACAATTAGACCCAGAATTCATCCCTCTTCCCCCTAGTGACTCACACCCTGACAGAGAGGATCCCAGCTTGCTTTGGACAcaactctcaaactgaagcagcACTGATGACCATATGGGAACCCAAGAACCACTGTCATCAGACCGGCTTCCTCCTGAGTGCCCCCTCGGGGCCTGAGGTGACACTGCAgcagccctgcctcagtttccccacctgtgaggGCTTTCTCCATTACATTACCAAAGCAAACTTTCTGCAAGTTCAGCAACACCCCTCCCCGGGCTGGATTTCTTAATGtaacaaaaaagttaaaatgagTTCTCAGCCCCCGCTCAAGTCCACGTTCCTAGTCCTGGTGGGGACCTCCCCACTAGGAGCCTTTTCTCTGAAAACTCGGGGTTTCCTGCTAGATCCTACTCACCCTCAGCACTCTCCAGTCCCTCTTTCCTGGACCATTCCCCTCCCTAGCTTCCCACTACCCTTTACAGGGGGATCAGCTGCTCCCCTGCTGAGGTAGCCTGCTTAGTAACTATTACTGGGCCCTTAAAGAAGGCCGCCACCCTTGATATGCAGACCCAGGGCAGATTGCAGCCTTTAACATGGAGCAGCGGCCAGCAGGGAATGCAGCATCTTGACTCCTGGCCATCGTCCTCAACGGGTCGGGGCCCCGTAACTTTTTGTGCTGCAGAAAGAGAAGCAGCCCCTAGAGTGCTACAATCACCTGGGAGGATGCAGCCAGGACAAGGCTCTCGGGAGCGGGGGCGAGGAGTTCTTCGGGAAGGGTGGAGAGTGGTGGAACACCACAATAGGCCACCAGGAGGAGTCTGGGGGTACAAGAGTGTAAAACCAATCTTGGCTATCTCAGGTGAAAAGTCAAACCTGGGGCTTTGGGCCCTAAGCTGTTGGAAAAGCCTGTTGCAATTACTGAGGATTTATTACTGCAGCTAGTCACCATGCATCTCCAGTTGCATCCCGAAGGCATGTCCCGTGCAGCTGGGGGCCTGGACATGACGGAGACAGAAGCAGCCTCCTGTGTCTGTGATGGCAGTGGAAGGTCCAAAGCCACAGAGCCGTCCTGTATCAAGCTGTGGAAATGCTTCCCTGGTAAGGCAGCATGGGCTAGTGGACAGAGGACTGGAgggggttctattcttggcttgATTTTGGGCCAGTCCCTTCCCTTccatctccccatctgtaaacacGGGTAATGATACTGGCCTTGTCTGCAAAGGCACTGTGAGATCCACTGATGCAACTGCTCGATAAAAGCCAGGGATCGTTACTACCAGGGGCATCGAGGATGCAAAATTTGGGTGGCAGTTGGGTTTAACCCCGAAGTCCTGTCCCAACCTCTACCTCCTTGATGTTCTCTTGCTCTGTTACTGATGGAGCCTGTTGAGTAATTTGCCTTACACATTGTATAAAAGCTGCTGTATAAATAAGCTGATTGTATCACAGGGACCTGCTCTCTCCTTGGGCTGTACCTTCCCACCAATGACGATATCCAGCACTTTTCATATTGATGCTCTTTATATGCATCAGTGACTTAAGCCTCACGCGGCCCTGCGAGAGGGGGGGCAGCATGATCGCCCCttctgcagagctggggaagcTGCGGCTCAGAGGGGAGCGGGAGAccgtggcagagtcaggaacagaatccaggagttgTGGgtctccaccccctgctcaacaGGCTGACTCCCTacacagctggggagagaacccaggagtcctgactccagcctgTAACCAGCAAACACATTGCCGCAGCTCTCAGCTGGTCGGGAGATGGGTGGCTTGGTCCGCCAGCTGCCTTATGCTGAGGGAGCCTGACCCAGCTGGAGAGAGACCCTGATACCTCCACACATCCCCCATTCATAGAGTCCCCTGTAGAGGAGCCTGAACCCCCTGAGGTCCCCTTTCATGGGgtctgccccccttcccccccactgtAATAGGATCTAATTCCCCTGACTCCCTCCCCACTATAATGGGgtctgacccccccccactgTAAGGCAGCCTGAATCCCCCAGACCGGTTCTCCCAGCCCACAGGGTCTGACCCCCACTCACCCTATAATGGGTGT contains these protein-coding regions:
- the BCS1L gene encoding mitochondrial chaperone BCS1 isoform X2, which translates into the protein MPFSDFVLALKDNPYFGAGFGLVGVGTALALARKGAQFGAVAFRRHYMITLEVPSKDKSYQWLLSWISHYAKHTQHLSVETSYLQHESGRISTKFDFIPSPGNHFIWYRRKWIRIERNREKQMIDLHTGTPWESVTFTALGTNREIFFNILQEARELALRQQEGKTVMYTAMGAEWRPFGFPRRRRPLASVVLEKGISEKIVQDVKEFIDNPKWYTERGIPYRRGYLLYGPPGCGKSSFITALAGELEYGICLLSLSDHSLSDDRLNHLLSVAPQQSIILLEDVDAAFVSRDLAAENPTAYQGMGRLTFSGLLNALDGVASTEARIVFMTTNHADRFLSVALQRPHQARSPQQDLARTFCVTTVHGA
- the BCS1L gene encoding mitochondrial chaperone BCS1 isoform X1; the encoded protein is MPFSDFVLALKDNPYFGAGFGLVGVGTALALARKGAQFGAVAFRRHYMITLEVPSKDKSYQWLLSWISHYAKHTQHLSVETSYLQHESGRISTKFDFIPSPGNHFIWYRRKWIRIERNREKQMIDLHTGTPWESVTFTALGTNREIFFNILQEARELALRQQEGKTVMYTAMGAEWRPFGFPRRRRPLASVVLEKGISEKIVQDVKEFIDNPKWYTERGIPYRRGYLLYGPPGCGKSSFITALAGELEYGICLLSLSDHSLSDDRLNHLLSVAPQQSIILLEDVDAAFVSRDLAAENPTAYQGMGRLTFSGLLNALDGVASTEARIVFMTTNHADRLDPALVRPGRVDLKQYVGPCSRWQISRMFQRFYPDQPVAASEKFAEQALHVSEQISAAQVQGHFMLYKADPVGAIENVQSISL